The DNA sequence GCATTTAGTAGTCCTATTTCAAAGCAGTTAGGCTTTGCTTATTTAATGTCCGCAAGGTTAGGCAAGCAAAAAATAAAACCAAATGTATGTATATGAACTGAGGATGAATAAATTCATTTCATATTCGATagtatataatttaaaaacttcGGAATAATTTACTTAAAAAGGCAACTTTTCTTAAACATAAACCAAAAGGATAGATTAAGATTTATAACTTGTCATATCTATTccctaaaaaattaatatattaaagaagtatataaataattatgtatCTAATATGTCTATTATAAAAGAGCTTTGgagaaataaacaaaataaggatTAGATACTAAATATtcagttataaaaattttgataggataTGATAAATTATCTCTCTTATAAACTTAATCTCGTAGGAGTAAATATAAAGACgattttatataaagataagaatcaatttcttccttgagatTTCAcagtataattaatttaatgcatgaattttaaaactaatcataacGTGTAAACTGACTTTAACAGTTTATTGCCCCGAGTTATGCTATACAAAATCATCTTTACAATAAACTGATAGAGTAATACcagcttttctttatttttgtgttgcatttgaattaatattagtcaacttttcaatttctttttactAAAAGTGGTGACCATCACATAACATTACTCTACTCGTTATATGTTGCTAAGAATAATGTAAACTCAGTTGAGGAGTTAGTCAATAACTCTATTTCCCATTCTGTTACTTAGAGATTAGGAAGTTAGTTACATACACTTTGAGTACTGCTTAACGAACTATAAGGCCGTGCTTTACTTATTTACTATCTCAAGATGTAAGGTGTATTCATACTATTGGTTATGGATCCAACCTCCGGATCCCACACACGGTACGGCCCCGAGTCCAGTTGCCCGGGTCCAGCCCATTTCACCTTTTTAAAAAGTCCAAATCGGTCCTCTGCAATCTCTAAccaatattcaaaattcaaatacctCCCTTAATTATCTTGgctaaacaagataagataagataatcacCATCACCTATATAAAGGGGAGCCCTAGGCCCCCAGGTACGTCATTCACTCTACATgccttatacctctcagatccaacatgacttgagcgtcggagtatctttgtaggtaccacccccattgctccagtAAGACAATTCGACCACCGTTCCGACCTgcaagttctcgatccatctctcaacccgtaccagagacttcCAGtatattggcgccgtctgtgaGAACTAGCGGCGTCGCGACGGAATGGCGGATATCCCCGAAGAGCAAACCCCAAGCCCTCGCAACTCACACACACAAATCCCAACTCCGGAACGTCGGGAGACCATCCCTCCCACCCACAGAAGAGTAACGAGCACTATTCGTCAGTCAACCCCTCTCCAGCAACATTCGAAGGGGGACAGTCAGCAACAACCTAAAACCCAACCCCCCCGACGACATAGGAGAAAAGGCGATTCAAATAATTCAAGACCTCTGCCTCCGGATGCAAAAGCTCGAGGGCCGAGTGGCGACCAAAGAATGGTACCACACGGAACACGAAAGATATGCGACCTCCAAAACCCGATCCCGCCACGAGGCCAAGCACAACAGGTCGCCCGAACGGCGACGCAGCCAAAAACATGACCGTAGCGTTTCCCGAGACCCAGAGCACCGACACGGAGAGGACGACCGGCGACATCACCGGAAAGCCAAACGCACAAAAAGCGAACACGTGATAATGGGAACCACCCCGTTCACCGACAAAATCCTAAGAGCCAAGCTTCCAAAGGGCTTCGACAAGCCCACAAACATGAAGTACCACGGAACCAAAGATCCCCAGGAACACCTAACGGCCGTCGAGGCTaggatgaacctggaaggagCCACCGACGCGGTCCAATACAGGGCTTTTCCGGTAACCTTGGCTGGACCTGCGATCAagtggttcaacgccctccctcACGGGTGGGTCCATAGCCAACTTTCACGATATATCGAGAAATTTTATGGCCCAGTTCACCACCAGAATCACCAAAGCAAAGCACCCCATCAGCTTGCTTAGAGTCACCCAAAGGCAGGACAAATCTACAAGGAAATACCTAGACAGGTTCAACGACGAGTGCCTAATGGTCGAAGGACTCACGGATTCAATCACGAGTCTCTGTCTGTCTAACGGTCTTATGAACAAGGACTTCCGAAGACACCTCACCACAAAACCATTATGGACCATGCATGAGATCCAAAGTGTAGCAAGGGAGTATATAAACGACGTAGAAGTGAGCCAAGTCGTAACCACCAACAAACGGCAGCACGACAACACGGCCCCACGGCATCATCTCCCGCCAAGGAAAACTCAGAAAGAACACCCTAAGCCGGCAAACACCAACCGACCACCCAGGGTTAGAAAATTCTCAAACTACACCCCCCTGCTAGCCCCCATTACTGAAATCTACCACCAGATAGCCGAGCGGTGCATCCTTCTGAAGACTCGACAGCTAAAAGAGCGAACGGGCGGCAACAAGAGCCTGTACTGCGACTACCACCGAGTATATGGCAATAGAACACAAGACTATTTCGACTTAAATGATGTCCTCGAACAAGCCATCTGAGACGGCAACCTCACCAAGTTCGCCAAAATTATTAGGGAACCAAGACAGGCAGAAAAAGACAGATCACCAGAACACGAAAGGTGCAACCCCAAGATGCAACGACCAACACCCATCGAGAATCCAGATATGGATCCCACTATAATCGTAAACATCGTCATAGGAAAAGACGCGCTGGAGAAGTCAAAATCAGCATTAAAAAAGGACCTCAAGATCCTGGCCGTTAGGAACCAAGCTCTGACCTCTACAGCCGTAGAGAAGATCAAGTTCTCCCCCGAGGATTGCCAGCACGACACCTCGGCAGAGGACGCCCCGTTCGTCATCTCCGCCAAAGTCGGGACAGGGCTTGTAAAAAGGATACTAGTCGACACTGGAGTGATGACTACGCATCATGTTGTATTtgtctatgctttttcatatcaaAGATTAATAAATGAAGCTTAATTATGGAATGTTTTGTGCTTAAGTTGTATATTGCTTTGATTTCTTTGAATTGATTAACTTTGTAGAAAatggtggaaaaagaagcaaaaagcataaaaaaagcaAACAAAGCTGGTGTGCCAATGGGCGTGCCTGGGTGTGGCACTGCAAACCATTTATACTGGCATGTCTATGGGTGtgcctgggcgtggcacgccaggcttgaATTCTAGAGAAGTGATCTTTGTCCAGCATTATGGGCGTGTCCACTGGTGTACgtgaaggcgtggcacaccaaaacCTCTATACTGGCATGTCCACGGGCGTgcctaggcatggcacgccaggccaaCTTCCCAGAGAGTGAAATTTCATCCTGGAAGTGCACTATGGGCGTGTacgaaggcgtggcatgctgaGTCACatgccagcctgacctcttctccTTCAAAGACCATAACATAAGCTATAAAacttcaaatgaggtgattttagttccattagaaagtagacatccagagcttttcaaccatatataacactttatagtgGACACTGGATTTAAGGAAGAAATTTACCCCGAAATCACAAGGAGCACAACATATCCCTGTAGAGataccagcctgacctcttcatttTCAAAGGAATATAACTTGAGATGTAGAGGTCTAAATGATGTGAatttaatggcgttggaaagcctacatccagagctttccaacgatatataatactcaaTAGTGGACGTTAACTCTGGAGGTGAAAAAGACCATTCTTTCAGCATCACAAAAGTGGCGTGTGCTATGGCGTGCCAATGGGGATGGCACGCCAACCCTGCAAGACCGGGCATGTGATTTGGCATGTGATTTCGCGTGGTATGCCAACCATGCAAGCTGGGCgtgtgggggggggggggcatgccagtgggcgtggcacgctgggctAACTTTCCAGAGGAGAAATTCCTACATCTGGGCGTGTGAACTGGCATGCGCGAAGAAGTGGCACGCCGAGGTATTTGACGGACTAACCTCGTACCTttaaatgagcataacttgagctacagaggaccaaatgaggtgattctagtggtgTTAGAAAgatgacatccagagctttccaacaatgtataatacaTTATAATAGACATTCATTTTAGGGCCCGAACAACTCCATTCTTTCAGCGCTGCAAAGTGGGTCACACTCCAGTGAGAAATTTCTATTGGGCGTGGCACTTGAACCACACGCCAACTTCTCCTTGTAGCCTCCAACCTTCAATCAAGCCCACTCCAACTCTTATTCAAGCCACAATTGTCAATCAattaaggccacaagaagcatctagaatagttaattttcatttcattgtaatttctttcaatttcatttgagtttgtaatttaggagagtctatataaaggccttagtttcatagaagAGGGGAGCTATCAATTAAGGGGTACACTCCTGAAAGGGTCTTCAGACCCTCTCACTCACAATTCTCTTCCTCCATTTTTCTtactttgtaaatattttagttatgaattactaactctttccattgggaaagagagctctattatttttcaatgaattaatttatttttattcttcttcttcttctcttaatctctctttgatttacttgaaagattttcgttcttcatttaagcattcaattatcttggaaaatagATTGAATGTACATGAATTCTATGTGAACCTTCGGAAAGGAATCATAAAATGATGCTTGAAaatccttctcacacttgagtagatttggattttgggattggatatggtgacattaaATCTACCCACTATTTGGATCTATGAGAATGTGTAGTATAATCAGGGActattcttcatctcttctcatgagcaattagatcaaggaattggcaattgttCAAGGTTAGAGAGATTGActtaccaagggattgggattcaatcaGTCATGATTGTCAAGAGACCAATGAGTTGCAttattgaagatgagatgaaagcAATTATTCCGGAGAACTCAATATCTCTTTATCCCAATATTCATTTTATCTTTAGTTCTTATATTTACTTTATGGTCATTTACTTTCcaacactttactttcttgtactttacatttatgccatttactttcttgcactttattgcttttctttaatttcatctcatttacatttcttgttgctcATCACCCAATTATGCTTGTCTAACTAGACTAATCAATCAACTATtacttgcttaatccgttaatctctgtgggattcgacctcactctttgtgaatttttacttgatgacaatttggtatacttgccgaaggaattcTGTAGAGGTACAAAATTCCGTGATCAGGTTTATGACGCCGTTGCCGAAGATTATTGtggttaacaaactaccggtggttaattacctagattagacatttttttgtatttttgtcatttaatttcttttaattttctcttgctaGTAAGGTgattgtgttattgcctcactaagaattccATATTTGTGATGCAAGGAGTTTTAATTTCTCTTGGTGATTGTGTTTAATACAAAGTATCTTCAAGTAAGAATGGAGTTTACCTCATCCTTTGGTGATTGTATTTCATGtgatattgcccaccaccacaaaatgattcaagtcattatcctaatggtggctgggattatcaccaaggaatgatacAGTATGAGCAATCATATTGTTATGACAACTACCGAAATTGTGGCTGGGGAAGGGATTTTAATGCtgcataccccattcatcaagaaccattgatgagcggatattttatacgctttttggcttagttttcatatagtttttaataggttttatttagtttttattaagttgttacatgttttagtgttaaattcacatttttggattccactTTGAGTTGGTGTGTTTTTGTACcaattcaggtattttttggctgaatttGAGGtgttggagcagaagtctgattcagagacagagaaagtactgcagatgttgtccagatctgacctccctgcactcggaagagATTTTCTAGAGCTGCAGAAGTTCAAATGATATGTTCTCAATGGCTAttgaaagctgacttccagaactttccagcaatgtataacagTCCATATGTtgtttcggattagaaggcccaaaattggcgttcaacgtcagcatcctgcccttttctggcgtccagcgcccaaggaaGCAGAGCCCAatgtccaaacgcccagagatgACTCCCTAGATGGCGTTCCACATCCAgaagacctcatagcacgtggatctcatcaagctcagcccaaacacttaccaagtgggccctagaagtggattttagcactaaaaagactgttgtaCCCTTACTAGTCGTTAacttagtatttaagggattttattcatGTCATTCAAAGAACTTACATCACTTTTCTTATTATACATGTTTATCATTGTGTTTTTACCTCAGtataagtttctaaacctcctaggttgaagggaggagccctgctgagtcctatgaatttataaaagtactattgtttctttttcaatctgtgtctgatctatctctaagatgtatattccgaTCTTTATCGTGGTGAGCAGGATGATCTGAcgaatcagctctgttcatcacattaagataaACGcacctgacaaacacccgcgtctacttgggttcgcaTGAATACCTAGAAGAAAAGCATGAGCCAActgctatgtttatacatctctcagacggttaatccacgacttcgttggggacttctcgagacactagttcagccAATCTCAGGGGAGATTAGGATCTCCGTAGTATAGGCTAGGATTCAAGAAGCAtcgttctctgatccggaagattcaaccttgtctgtggcattttgagtaggatcgccaatagaatgacttgctagagcttcacccttcaTTGGATTAAATGACCAAGGGTCCTGGCGTtcattctgtagcagaggagatcgaccatgggcaatggctttgatcacctacagcctgccatagaagaagatcattcacaagcaaagaagacagtagtaccagagttagttcagaaagataaagcaactccgactctcaactcAATTCCCATCATATAATTCCTATTATTTTATCCAAGCATTTATAACATATAATCATTCAACATACaatcaacaaccttctgattccaCCTGattaagacctgcaagacaaccatagcttacttcaagccacaatcctcgtgggattgaccctgactcgctcaggtattacttggacgacccagtgctctTGCTAGTACTGCTgctgtacgaaagtgtggggtttgcgtacacgcgcaaccaagtttttggcgccgttgcggaggattgttgagtttggacaaactgaaggATTGCTTTGCTCTCTAGATCAAGTATTTTATTTCTTGatcatttttaattgagtttttattttatttgaatcctttctttttatcttcttcttctctgattttcgaaaatcattaaaaccttttcaaaaatattttccttttctttgttcaatttttgttgttggattgagtcttttattcttttatctttattttctttttcttctacttttcgaaaatttcaaaaagcttttcaaaaatattttttgtttttgtagttCAATTGGTTAGAgcattggcttatgttcttggttaaatcttgtgtcaagtttctaagtttggtgtttcctttttatttttatttttttctttatatttttcaaaaaaaattagttttagttttctaaaaattttgagttttgtgtTCTTTTCATGTTCTTGAGttcttaggctgcgtttgtttttaaGGACGGGACATTGAGACAGGGACATGAAGACACAAACTTGTGTTTGACAGatgagacatggacagagacattgtgtccagggacactgaattagtgtattttgtattcaTCCTAACAGGaaggacacagagacactaacaaaggacacaaattattttttattttttctttcattatttttgttaattttttataattatatttttcttctcaaattttttgaatgaaaaaaatgataataaattagattttcataatttgttttagtttatcaccaaacaggatacgaaaacataaaattttgtgtctctgttttTTGTGTCTTCAGTGTCTTGTCTTGTCCTTTTTTCAGAAACAAACGCAACCTTAGAGTCttcttctttgtgttcttgttaacATTCAAAAGGTTCTTGTGTTTtatttgtgtcttgatcttaaaatttttaagtttagtgtcccattgtgttttccctccaaatttttgaaacttgGGTACACtagatccaaaaattttaagtttggtgtcttttacttgttttttcctctcttcattaatttcaaaaataaaaaatatcttttctaacttattttcaaccacaattttcgaaaatcataaataaaattcagatttcaattttaaatttttatcttatcatatcttagttgtcaagtttccaaaaattaaatcttttcaaatttaaaaatcatatctttttcaaaaaaatctatctttttcaaaatcatatcatatttttttcaaaattcaaaaatcttatcttatctttttcaaatttcaaactttaaaaataaatctttttcaaatcaaattttaaaatcttatctttttaaaatatttttca is a window from the Arachis hypogaea cultivar Tifrunner chromosome 17, arahy.Tifrunner.gnm2.J5K5, whole genome shotgun sequence genome containing:
- the LOC140180599 gene encoding uncharacterized protein; its protein translation is MGTTPFTDKILRAKLPKGFDKPTNMKYHGTKDPQEHLTAVEARMNLEGATDAVQYRAFPFTTRITKAKHPISLLRVTQRQDKSTRKYLDRFNDECLMVEGLTDSITSLCLSNGLMNKDFRRHLTTKPLWTMHEIQSVAREYINDVEVSQVVTTNKRQHDNTAPRHHLPPRKTQKEHPKPANTNRPPRVRKFSNYTPLLAPITEIYHQIAERCILLKTRQLKERTGGNKSLYCDYHRVYGNRTQDYFDLNDVLEQAI